The DNA window GGTTGGGaaatataaatcatattataTTAATACAGCAGCTTCTGTCAGTATTACTATTACTCCCTATGACTACATACGGAAGAGAGAAAGAATAGGTTTTTTAGGATGAATATAAATAACTATGCTATGGGAGAGGATAGGGCAGTGCATTAACAAAACTGGGAGATTTCATCCGTAAATTGcctgaaaatgaaatatatataaataccaacaATGTCACAATCTCCCCTTACCTCTCTCACTTCCATAGATGAAATCAAGTTTCAATACAGTGGAGCTCGTTGTGGAGCTTTCTTTCTCCGGTTCATTAAATTTCCTGAAACTTCGGATACCGGAGGACATGTCGGACGACATGCTGTCAAGCTTGTCCTTTTCTTCCTCACAATCTCCGACGTTGCAGCGGTGCAAGCAAGTGCCCGGCACCACACTTCATCGTATCCACCAGACCCAGAAGACGTTTTGGTGGAACAAGACGGCTCAAGGACCGAGTCGGGCGTCACCAAACCATCATCCAGACCAGAATCAGGTAAAGGCAAATAATTGCACTCAAACAGGAACTTGGAAAGCCCATCTTCTGTTCTTGACAGATAATCTATCTGCTATGAAGAAAATGGTAGCTGAAATTGTTGAAAAAATGTACTACTGGGAATAAaaaggcaataaaataataacaaaggaaaaAGTAACCTTGCAGGAAAGAGAGCAAAAGAGATAAGGGTCTTGCAGGCTTCTGTCGCAGATGGTGCAGAAATTGCCGGAGCCTCTGAACTGCCTTGTTTGTGGCCTTTGGTTTATAAATACCACTTTTGCGCTATTTGTTATGTATGACTTATGGAACAACAAAACAAAGACAGAACAAAGAAAGACCGTGAGTACAGCATTGAAGACTTGTTTCGTAACTCAGACATTTGGCTTTATGACAATTTCAGCTCTTTTTACCAAGCATGCCGAAAGTATTAGACACGACAAAGAGCAATTAAATTACTCACAAAAAGCTAAatttgaaacatgttttgttttcTATGTTTGTTGGAATTGAAGTTGAATTAAGGAGCAAAGGGTGATGACTTACTTGAACAAAGGCGCAGTCCATTAATTTGGTTGCATCATCCAACCTTATAACATCATGGTAGACATATCTTCTTACCTGAGAACTTGAGAAAGAGAGTTAAAGCACTTGAAATCATACGATATCAAGAGAATTACAAGATGCAAGGGGGAACCTGTAAGAGCCTGTGGGAACTGTGAGGAGCCAAGCAGCGAGGGCATATACTGATACAACAATCCAAGCAATATATATTCTTCTCGTTTTTCCTCGCATCTTCATGAATTATACAAGCGTTGAAGAATTTCTCCGTCAGAAGAACTTGAAGCCAACGAGGAACATATGAAGAAAacaactattaaaaaaaaaagccatAAACTCATTTAGCTTTCACAAACGATAAagcagaaagaaaaaagaaaaaaaaaggagaaaaagagagACTTACCATGATTTACCtgcttgaaattaaaaaagagaTATTAATCTGGTCAAGGCTTAAGAATATAATGGTGGACAAACCATTATTGAGGAGAGAGAGGACATGAGATGAAAGCTCAAGAAAAGAGAAACGGCGCCTGGCAACTGCGGCTGGCGGTCTTGCAGTTACCAATGAAaaaacaagagaaagaaaaggagagaGAAGGAGAGGGGTTGGCCTTTTTTAAAGACCTGTTCTATCTTCTAATGTGTATTTGAGAAATAAATGGATTTATTAATTACAAGGGCTGGAGATTAAAAGGAAGAAAGTAATAGAATAGTGATGGAAAGCGAAGGCAAAGATAAATTTCTTTCCTTCTTCTATACTATTTTGCTGTTTACTAAGAGCTCATGTCCCCAAAACCCTTTAAAGTTTAAACCCTAGCCCTTTggtcctctctctctctcttctgtGCTAACTGCATAATGACAAGACGAGAAACAGTGCCTTTTCTCAGTTCTCGGTGGAAAACGGTAAAAGAAAAGTCGCAAGTGGCGCTGTAATTAAGAAAATGGCCTCTTTATAGTGGAATTACGGTTCTATACAAAAACTTTGGATAAACTATATCATCAGTCACTTCATTATATACAAGTTTTCATTTTGATcagttatttaaaaataaattataatttaatcaataatgttttttgaaattattgttttagtccCCACCattaagtaattaataaaatGATGATGTGGTACTTGTTAAAGTAAATGTAATAATACAATATGTcttcaacttttatattttttttatcaattttaccatcaaaactataaaaatatattgtaaaatgaaaattataaaatataaaagaaaaactaaGTTTACGTCTTTTTGTGGTTCGCACCCTTTGTCCAAGTAAAAAGAATTTACCAATTAAATTCTCATATCACCAAAGCCTTTACCCAATCAAAActtacccctttttttttcttaccttCAATCCTCTTCTTTTTCAATCAAACGCCAATCCTTTGCTGAACCCACCACCAACAAACACCCGCCTCCTTAACGCCACACCTTCGCACCATCACCATCCTCACACCACCGACCAGCCACAACATTGCTCTTATTGGACAAGCAAGAGCCTTAGActccttaaaattatattttctgtttttagtccttttaaatttgtaattttatatattaattcatactaaaattttaatttgacgtgaatattataaaattttaatttatcattttaaaaaatataaaattataaattaatataatagtaaatttgCGTCTtgagttaaataaaaaattataattcaatttttttctaaaaaagcaCACTAATCAAGCACCAATATCACACCATATAATAGCCAGCCTTCTTATCGCCCCAACTTAGTAGCTCACAGCCACCAAATATCTCTCAGAAACAAAAACAATCACCTTCACCAACTCTCCCATGCCCACTCACCCACCCTTAATGCCTCACTTGACCACCTTACCCGCACCTTGCAGACGGCTCAATGCTTCCTctattttagttacttatatttgaaatgttatgttttagtcactctaccgttaagctccATTTCCTTCTTAATGATGATCCTACGTGACAGTCTAactgagttttaaatgccaacttggatatcTTATGTGgtagtttaaattaaatttatttaattaaaaatattttttcatcccaacaactggacatccaagttgacatttaaaacccatttagaTTGCCACGTAGAAccgccgtt is part of the Gossypium hirsutum isolate 1008001.06 chromosome D11, Gossypium_hirsutum_v2.1, whole genome shotgun sequence genome and encodes:
- the LOC107911593 gene encoding protein RGF1 INDUCIBLE TRANSCRIPTION FACTOR 1, with translation MLFSSYVPRWLQVLLTEKFFNACIIHEDARKNEKNIYCLDCCISICPRCLAPHSSHRLLQVRRYVYHDVIRLDDATKLMDCAFVQSYITNSAKVVFINQRPQTRQFRGSGNFCTICDRSLQDPYLFCSLSCKIDYLSRTEDGLSKFLFECNYLPLPDSGLDDGLVTPDSVLEPSCSTKTSSGSGGYDEVWCRALACTAATSEIVRKKRTSLTACRPTCPPVSEVSGNLMNRRKKAPQRAPLY